The following are encoded in a window of Pseudomonas sp. St316 genomic DNA:
- a CDS encoding helix-turn-helix domain-containing protein, with the protein MQNTSIRATAWPDLRERVLHLRVAQSPVRLGTAGLGLDRCLPVGWQGLIVLRDSLPFTGGELDVLPVCAAPLVKLQAFFDMSDAFASQGTEVAPWAVLPVEDEIVRSGERLERWYIEQAMGGTSDYHAVATLLRHHESYGLVRFLLAQGTHSEKLHTLAQRYGVSVSHFRRLCRQALGSAAKPALRGWRTAQALLNMSLQDGSLTDVALEFGFASSSHFSKEVRELVGFAPSNLADITYLCGH; encoded by the coding sequence GTGCAAAACACATCAATTCGCGCCACGGCATGGCCTGACCTGCGCGAGCGCGTGCTGCACCTGCGTGTCGCTCAAAGCCCGGTTCGATTGGGCACCGCAGGGCTTGGGCTCGATCGCTGCCTGCCGGTCGGCTGGCAAGGGTTGATCGTGCTGCGCGATTCGCTGCCATTCACGGGCGGCGAGCTGGATGTATTGCCCGTTTGTGCCGCGCCGCTGGTGAAGCTGCAGGCTTTTTTCGACATGAGCGATGCCTTCGCCAGCCAAGGAACGGAGGTTGCGCCGTGGGCGGTGTTGCCGGTGGAGGATGAGATCGTTCGATCCGGGGAGCGGCTCGAGCGCTGGTACATCGAGCAAGCGATGGGCGGTACCTCGGATTATCACGCGGTCGCCACCCTGTTGCGGCATCACGAGAGCTACGGGCTCGTGCGGTTTTTGTTGGCGCAAGGCACCCACAGCGAAAAACTGCATACCCTGGCACAGCGTTATGGCGTATCGGTTTCGCATTTTCGCAGGCTCTGCCGACAAGCCCTGGGCAGTGCGGCCAAGCCGGCCCTGCGCGGCTGGCGCACGGCCCAGGCGCTGTTGAACATGAGTCTTCAGGACGGCTCGCTGACCGATGTGGCACTGGAGTTCGGCTTTGCCTCTTCTTCGCACTTCTCCAAGGAAGTTCGCGAATTGGTGGGCTTTGCCCCCAGTAATCTCGCCGACATCACCTACCTTTGCGGTCATTGA
- a CDS encoding CmpA/NrtA family ABC transporter substrate-binding protein produces MNEVPANPLAWVNGSDAPEKSAINLGFMALSDCAPVVVAATQGFAQPYGLTLNLKRQASWANLRDKLVSGEIDAAHSLYGLIYAVHLGIGGVAPTDMAVLMGLNQNGQSINLSHGLQAEGVTSPEALERHVHQTRPKLTFAQTFPTGTHAMWLYYWLAAQGIHPLSDVDSVVVPPPQMIAHLQAGRIDGFCVGEPWCASAVKQNLGFTLATTQTIWPDHPEKVLGCTRAFVEQNPNTARALVMAILEASRFIEQSNENRRSTAQLLSAPEYLDAPLDCIEPRLLGIYADGLGNSWQDPHAMRFHGNGEVNLPYLSDGMWFMTQFRRWGLLREDPDYLAVAQEVQQLKLFREACAALDIASPRQDMRSSQLIDGITWDGSDPAGYAKSFKLHALSDAAPLLASR; encoded by the coding sequence ATGAATGAAGTTCCAGCCAATCCCCTGGCCTGGGTCAACGGCAGCGATGCCCCGGAAAAGAGCGCGATCAACCTTGGCTTCATGGCCTTGAGCGACTGCGCCCCGGTCGTCGTGGCCGCCACCCAGGGCTTCGCCCAGCCCTACGGCCTGACCCTGAACCTCAAGCGCCAGGCGTCCTGGGCCAACCTGCGGGACAAGCTGGTGAGCGGAGAAATCGATGCCGCCCACAGCCTGTACGGCCTGATCTATGCCGTGCACCTGGGCATTGGCGGCGTCGCGCCGACCGACATGGCGGTGCTGATGGGCCTGAACCAGAACGGCCAGAGCATCAACCTGTCCCATGGCCTCCAGGCCGAAGGCGTGACCAGTCCTGAAGCACTGGAACGGCACGTGCACCAAACTCGCCCGAAACTGACCTTCGCCCAGACCTTCCCCACCGGCACCCATGCCATGTGGCTGTATTACTGGCTCGCCGCCCAGGGCATCCATCCCTTGTCGGATGTCGACAGCGTGGTGGTGCCGCCGCCGCAAATGATTGCGCACTTGCAAGCCGGGCGTATCGACGGGTTTTGCGTCGGCGAGCCTTGGTGCGCCAGCGCGGTGAAGCAGAACCTCGGTTTCACCCTGGCGACCACCCAGACCATCTGGCCCGACCACCCGGAAAAAGTCCTGGGCTGCACCCGCGCGTTCGTCGAGCAAAACCCTAATACCGCCCGGGCCTTGGTCATGGCGATCCTCGAAGCCAGCCGATTCATCGAACAAAGCAACGAAAACCGTCGCAGCACCGCGCAATTGTTGAGCGCGCCCGAGTATCTCGATGCGCCGCTGGACTGCATCGAACCGCGCCTGCTGGGCATCTATGCCGACGGCTTGGGCAACAGCTGGCAGGACCCTCACGCGATGCGCTTTCATGGCAACGGCGAGGTGAACCTGCCGTACCTGTCCGACGGCATGTGGTTCATGACCCAGTTCCGGCGCTGGGGCCTGCTGCGCGAAGACCCGGATTACCTGGCCGTGGCGCAAGAAGTCCAGCAACTCAAGCTGTTCCGCGAAGCCTGCGCGGCACTGGACATCGCGTCCCCGCGCCAGGACATGCGCAGCAGCCAACTGATCGACGGCATCACCTGGGACGGCTCGGATCCGGCCGGGTATGCCAAGAGCTTCAAACTGCACGCCTTGAGCGATGCGGCTCCCCTTCTCGCCAGCCGCTGA
- a CDS encoding ANTAR domain-containing protein, with translation MLRILLINDTAKKVGRLKAALIEAGFEVIDESGLTIDLPARVETVRPDVILIDTESPGRDVMEQVVLVSRDQPRPIVMFTDEHDPNVMRQAIKSGVSAYIVEGIHAARLQPILDVAMARFESDQALRAQLLARDQQLAERKRIELAKGMLMKMKECNEEQAYTLMRRQAMSRQQKLIQVAEQIIAMNELLG, from the coding sequence ATGCTGCGTATCCTGCTGATCAACGACACCGCGAAAAAAGTCGGCCGCCTCAAGGCTGCCCTGATTGAAGCCGGGTTCGAAGTCATTGACGAATCCGGCTTGACCATCGACCTGCCGGCGCGCGTCGAAACGGTGCGTCCGGACGTGATCCTGATCGATACCGAGTCACCGGGGCGCGATGTGATGGAGCAAGTGGTGCTGGTCAGTCGCGACCAGCCACGACCGATCGTCATGTTTACCGACGAGCACGACCCCAATGTGATGCGCCAGGCGATCAAGTCGGGGGTGAGCGCCTACATCGTCGAAGGCATCCACGCCGCGCGCCTGCAACCGATCCTCGACGTGGCCATGGCCCGCTTCGAAAGCGACCAGGCCCTGCGTGCCCAACTCCTGGCCCGGGACCAGCAACTGGCCGAACGCAAGCGCATCGAACTGGCCAAGGGCATGCTGATGAAGATGAAGGAATGCAACGAGGAGCAGGCCTACACCCTGATGCGCCGCCAGGCCATGAGCCGCCAGCAG